A window of Heterodontus francisci isolate sHetFra1 chromosome 18, sHetFra1.hap1, whole genome shotgun sequence genomic DNA:
CTTATATTGTAAGGATCTTCTGGTGGTCTAATTCCCTGTTGCTGCATCATCATATGATACTGACCCATTCTTTCATCAGATCGATTGTACAAAGGCATTCTGGCTTGTGGCTGGCCATTTATCTGATGATGTGGGATACGATGACGTGTAGCCCCCAACATGGAGTGAGGAGGTCGCCGAGTTGCATAAGGGTTCGTGTTAAAAGGAGATGTAGATTGAGCTGTATAGATAGATGAATGCGAAAGAATACCATGGGGAGCTTGGATCCCTGGATGCATTCCAGGTCCCCTGTATATCAGTCCACTTACAGGCTGTGCATTTTGTCTTTTAGCAGCAGCATTATGACTGTCTAAATCCAGGATTTCCTTTGGACTTTCAGGCCTTTCCTGCTCTTTATCCAATTTTTCATCTTTTATAGTGTGTGACATATTGCTGGTCCCCTGGCCCGTGTCTTTGTTTTCTTTAGAGTTTCCATTCATCCCTTCCTGCATTGCATTTGCTGATGTATGACTATCAGATGACCCTTCCGAACCTTGCAATGGAATACCAGGCCCTGGTGTTTTCCCATTTCTATTATGTACTGACAAATGTCTAGACTGCTGGAGATGATGGCCTGTCGGTGATAGGGCTTGGGGCCAGTCCTCTGTATGATAACCTTGCCCTTGAGGGTAAGTGTAATAATGAGGATGTTGATATTGGTGATATGGTGATTGAATTTGTTGCTGAGAAGCATATGGATAACATTGGACTTGGTGCTGATATGCAGGGTAGATCCCTGCTGGCAACTGTTGAGAAAAGTTTGGATTAGGAAAAGTCTGCCGGTTTGTGAATGGCTGGGGTCCACCCATGCCTCTTCCGAAGGGTCTGCAACCACGAGCCATACCATACTGACCTGCAACTGAGTAGTCTGGGTTATGTCCATACTGTGTGTGTGTCATCATTCCCATCATCCCAGGATTAGTTCCATTATTATTTCCTTGTTTGCCTTGCGTTAAACTGTTGGCATTTTTTACAGAATCCTCATTTGTGTTCAGTGAACTAGTGGAAGCCAATTGGTCTGAAGATTCAGTGTAATGGACGGAGTTGGGGACACTTTGGTTGACTAGGTTATCATTCTGGACCTTGACCTCAGCTTCAATTTGATTTTTAACTTTTTTCTCTCTGCCCACTCTGCCACTGATTTTCTTATTATTCTTTGCCCTGCTCTTTACAGCCCTTTTTTTTGAATCAGGAATTTGTTTGTTTGGCTCTTTGTGTGTCTTTACAACTGAACAGCTAATATCTTCCAATTTAATGCTGTTTGTGTCTTCGTCTTCACGTTTAATGGATCCCAACCCATTACTTTGACTCTCACTTGTGCCTGGTTCAGTAAAATTGGTTGAATTCGGCTTGATGTTGCCTTCAGAGAGCTGCGGTGTGGTCTGTTTGGTAACTGAAGGTGAGATTCCTGATTCTGTGTATTGCTGTTTTTGCTCCCCTGTGGTTGATGTGTTTTTGATTGGCTCAGTTTCTGTTCAAGGATAAACAAATTACATTCAGTATCAATCACCACATGTAGATTTTCAATCTCAAGCCCTTTCAGGAAAGAGAATCACTAGGGTGATTCCATCCCATATCAATTGGTTCTACTCCTCTTTGGGAATATATGCATAATAAACAAACTTAAAACATTTGTAAAGGAAAGAGAATGGTGATTAGGAGGAAACATAATTAATTCATATTTAACTTCTATTATAAACACCATTAGAAAGGTACATTTTACAAAATTAATGGTTGATCTGCGGACTTTCAGCGTTGGACATGCGAGTACATTTACCTTGAGTTTCATCAATATTTCCTGCCATCTGAGTATCCTGTGACGTTCCCAATGAATCAACTCTGTCCTCCACTGCTTGTTTATGAGGCTGCATGCTAGAGATATGCTGCTGGGCTCCAGCATGCTGTTGTTGTGGTGCTGGTGCATGAGGGCCAGAAAGATAAGGTGAAGAATGCCCCGGTGGACAGACAGGGGCAGAAAGTTGCTGCATTGCAATCATCTCTGGACTAGACAGCATAGAATCAATGTGGAGTCCTTGATGTGGAGGTCTCAGGAAAGGAGGAGGCATTCTCTGTATATTAGGCGTTTGAGGTGAATTAGGAAGTCTAGGATAGCCTGGAGGCCCATTATGAGGTAGACGACCTGGCTGATCTGGCCAGTGATTGAGCGGCACAGATGGTCTCATTAGATTCTGGTCCACCATTTGGGGAAATGGGTGATGCTGTGACTGTGGGGACTGGCCTGGACCAACCAGTGGATTTTTGTCAATGGGTCCTAAAGGTCTTTCAATTGAACCATCAATATTGCCATTCCATACATGACGAGGTCCATGACGTGGGCCATTAGGATGACCATATGGGTTGTACACATGCCTCCCCTGAAAATCAGAGTTTGGCCGATGAACTGGCccctccaggcagtgtgctgtATATCCTGATTGAAATGGTTGGCTTGGGTACATACTTCCTTCCTGAGGTGGAGCACTCACAGTTCCAGGCGGCATTGATGGGGGTCTAGGGCCGAGAGAAGGTCCATGTACTGGTCCGACATAAGCTGTTTTATTGCCAGGTCCCATCATCCGGGGCCCCTGATGTTCATTCACAGTCACCTGAtgctgtaatttaaaaaaaaaatagtaaaACTACTTCCATTTCTCAAAAAAGATCAACAAGTTCACATACTATTTTTCAAGTCATTTGGAAAAACAGACcgttcatgcccagtaaagacatacaatattcctacttttaagatatgaaccTTACTCAAGGTGGACTTTTGAAAATTgactttactttttaaaaaaaggtggacaatgctgcaaaagatggccacctGTGTATTCAAACACTGCCACGTTGTatattaaggacaaaaggatatattCGAGGCCAAGAGGtgccaattacacccatcctgaaaccatcaagagacattcctgaattgaatgggttcttttgaaacaaagaaggtgtgaagtcgcCACATCATCACAGgattatactcatccagacattaataggTGGCCATGGAttgcacatcctgggccattgtgtgttcACACCAGGGGAGAAAAACCACGTgacaacagaaagtgccagaaatactcagcaggtctggcagtatctgtatagagagaaacagtgttaatgtttcaggactgtgaccatTCATCTATTCTGATACGTCCTAAAATGATAACTCAAGTTTCTctatacacagatgctgccagacgtactgagtatttccagcactttctgttctcatttcagagttccagcagctgcagtattttgctcggaTATTAGAGAAAACATGTGTCAGCTATCAGAAATGCTCATGCAGAATTGCGATCTTAGAAAGTAACCCCATGGAGAGAGTGAGTTAGTGaggatgagagagggagagagagagagagagagagtgagtgagggggagagagtgagtgaggagggggagagagagtgagagagtgagtgagtgaggggggggagagtgtgagagtgagtgagtgaggggggagagagtgagtgagtgaggagggggagagtgagtgagtgagagagagtgagagagggagagagagagagagagagagagagagtgaggggggagagagagagagagtgagtgggtgagggggagagagagtgagtgggtgagggggagagagagtgagtgggtgagggggagagagagtgagtgggtgagggggagagagagtgagtgggtgagggggagagagagtgagtgggtgagggggagagagagtgagtgggtgagggggagagagagtgagtgggtgagggggagagagagtgagtgggtgaggggagagagagtgagtgggtgagggggagagagagtgagtgggtgagggggagagagagtgagtgggtgagggggagagagagtgagtgggtgagggggagagagagtgagtgggtgagggggagagagagtgagtgggtgagggggagagagagtgagtgggtgagggggagagagagtgagtgggtgagggggagagagagtgagtgggtgagggggagagagagtgagtgggtgagggggagagagagtgagtgggtgagggggagagagagtgagtgggtgagggggagagagagtgagtgggtgagggggagagagagtgagtgggtgagggggagagagagtgagtgggtgagggggagagagagtgagtgggtgagggggagaggagaggggagagagtgagtgggtgaggggggagagagagtgagtgggtgagggggagagagagtgagtgggtgaggggagagagagtgagtgggtgagggggagagagagtgagtgggtgagggggagagagagtgagtgggtgagggggagagagagtgagtgggtgagggggagagagagtgagtgggtgagggggagagagagtgagtgggtgagggggagagagagtgagtgggtgagggggagagagagtgagtgggtgagggggagagagagtgagtgggtgagggggagagagagtgagtgggtgagggggagagagagtgagtgggtgaggggagagagagtgagtgggtgagggggagagagagtgagtgggtgagggggagagagagtgagtgggtgagggggagagagagtgagtgggtgaggggagagagagtgagtgggtgagggggagagagagtgagtgggtgagggggagagagagtgagtgggtgagggggagagagagtgagtgggtgagggggagagagagtgagtgggtgagggggagagagagtgagtgggtgagggggagagagagtgagtgggtgaggggggagagagagtgagtgggtgagggggagagagagtgagtgggtgagggggagagagagtgagtgggtgaggggagagagagtgagtgggtgagggggagagagagtgagtgggtgagggggagagagagtgagtgggtgagggggagagagagtgagtgggtgagggggagagagagtgagtgggtgagggggagagagagtgagtgggtgagggggagagagagtgagtgggtgagggggagagagagtgagtgggtgagggggagagagagtgagtgggtgagggggagagagagtgagtgggtgagggggagagagagtgagtgggtgagggggagagagagtgagtgggtgaggggagagagagtgagtgggtgagggggagagagagtgagtgggtgagggggagagagagtgagtgggtgagggggagagagagtgagtgggtgagggggagagagagtgagtgggtgagggggagagagagtgagtgggtgagggggagagagagtgagtgggtgagggggagagagagtgagtgggtgaggggggagagagagtgagtgggtgagggggagagagagtgagtgggtgagggggagagagagtgagtgggtgagggggagagagagtgagtgggtgagggggagagagagtgagtgggtgaggggagagagagtgagtgggtgagggggagagagagtgagtgggtgagggggagagagagtgagtgggtgagggggagagagagtgagtgggtgagggggagagagagtgagtgggtgagggggagagagagtgagtgggtgagggggagagagagtgagtgggtgagggggagagagagtgagtgggtgagggggagagagagtgagtgggtgagggggagagagagtgagtgggtgagggggagagagagtgagtgggtgagggggagagagagtgagtgggtgagggggagagagagtgagtgggtgagggggagagagagtgagtgggtgagggggagagagagtgagtgggtgagggggagagagagtgagtgggtgagggggagagagagtgagtgggtgagggggagagagagtgagtgggtgagggggagagagagtgagtgggtgaggggggagagagagtgagtgggtgagggggagagagagtgagtgggtgagggggagagagagtgagtgggtgagggggagagagagtgagtgggtgagggggagagagagtgagtgggtgagggggagagagagtgagtgggtgagggggagagagagtgagtgggtgagggggagagagagtgagtgggtgagggggagagagagtgagtgggtgagggggagagagagtgagtgggtgagggggagagagagtgagtgggtgagggggagagagagtgagtgggtgagggggagagagagtgagtgggtgagggggagagagagtgagtgggtgagggggagagagagtgagtgggtgagggggagagagagtgagtgggtgagggggagagagagtgagtgggtgagggggagagagagtgagtgggtgaggggagagagagtgagtgggtgagggggagagagagtgagtgggtgagggggagagagagtgaggtgtggtgagggggagagagagtgagtgggtgagggggagagagagtgagtgggtgagggggagagagagtgagtgggtgaggggagagagagtgagtgggtgagggggagagagagtgagtgggtgagggggagagagagtgagtgggtgagggggagagagagtgagtgggtgagggggagagagagtgagtggggtgagggggagagagagtgagtgggtgagggggagagagagtgagtgggtgagggggagagagagtgagtgggtgaggggagagagagtgagtgggtgagggggagagagagtgagtgggtgagggggagagagagagtgagtgggtgaggggggagagagagtgagtgggtgaggggagagagagtgagtgggtgagggtggagagagagtgagtgggtgaggggagagagagtgagtgggtgagggggagagagagtgagtgggtgagggggagagagagtgagtgggtgagggggagagagagtgagtgggtgagggggagagagagtgagtgggtgagggggagagagagtgagtgggtgagggggagagagagtgagtgggtgagggggagagagagtgagtgggtgagggggagagagagtgaggggtgaggggagagagtgagtgggtgagggggagagagagtgagtgggtgagggggagagagagtgagtgggtgagggggagagagagtgaagtgggtgagggggagagagagtgagtgggtgagggggagagagagtgagtgggtgagggggagagagagtgagtgggtgagggggagagagagtgagtgggtgagggggagagagagtgagtgggtgagggggagagagagtgagtggtgagggggagagagagtgagtgggtgagggggagagagagtgagtgggtgagggggagagagagtgagtgggtgaggggagagagagtgagtgggtgagggggagagagagtgagtgggtgagggggagagagagagtggagtgggtgagggggagagagagtgagtgggtgaggggagagagagtgagtgggtgaggggagagagagtgagggtgggggagagagagagtgaggtgagggtgagggggagagagagtgagtgggtgagggggagagagagtgagtggtgtgagggggagagagagtgagtgggtgagggggagagagagtgagtgggtgagggggagagagagtgagtgggtgagggggagagagagtgagtgggtgagggggagagagagtgagtgggtgagggggagagagagtgagtgggtgagggggagagagagtgagtgggtgagggggagagagagtgagtgggtgagggggagagagagtgagggtgaggggagagagagtgagtgggtgagggggagagagagtgagtgggtgagggggagagagagagtgagtgggtgagggggagagagagtgagtgggtgaggggagagagagtgagtgggtgagggggagagagagtgagtgggtgagggggagagagagtgggtgaggggagagagagtgagtgggtgagggggagagagagtgagtggggtgagggggagagagagtgagtgggtgagggggagagagagagtgagtgggtgaggggtgagagagagtgagtgggtgaggggggagagagagtgagtgggtgagggggagagagagtgagtgggtgagggggagagagagtgagtgggtgagggggagagagagtgagtgggtgagggggagagagagtgagtgggtgagggggagagagagagtgagtgggtgagggggagagagagtgagtggggtgaggggagagagagagtgagtgggtgaggggagagagagtgagtgggtgagggggagagagagtgagtgggtgaggggagagagagtgagtgggtgagggggagagagagtgagtgggtgaggggagagagagtgagtgggtgagggggagagagagtgagtgggtgagggggagagagagtgagtgggtgagggggagagagagtgagtgggtgagggggagagagagtgagtgggtgagggggagagagagtgagtggagtgaggggagagagagagagtgagtgggtgagggggagagagagtgagtgggttgagggggagagagagtgagtgggtgagggggagagagagtgagtgggtgaggggagagagagtgagtgggtgaggggggagagggtgagagagaagtgagtgggtgagggggagagagagtgaagtgggtgaagggggagagagagagagtgtgggtgagggggagagagagtgagtggtgtGAGGGggatgagagagtgagtgggtgcagggggagagagaagtgagtgggtgaggggggagagagagtgagtgggtgagggggagagagagagtgagtggtgttgagggggagagagagtgatgtgggtgagggggagagagagtgagtgggtgagcggggagagagagtgagtgggtgagggggagagagagttgagtgggtgagggggagagagagagagtgggtgaggggagagagagtgagtgggtgagggggagagagagtgagtggtgtgagggggagagagagtgagtgggtgaggggaggagagagtgaggtgggtagagggggggagagagagtgatgtgggtgagggggaggagaggagtgaagtgggtgagggggagagagagtgagtgggtgaggggcgagagagggtgggagtggggggtgagggggagagagagtgagtgggtgagggggagagagagtgagtgggtgagggggagagagagagtgagtgggtgaggggggagagagtgagtgggtgaggggagagagagtgagtgggtgagggggagagagagtgagtgggtgagggggagagagagtgaggggtgagggggagagagagtgagtgggtgagggggagagagagtgagtggtgaggggggaggagagagagtgagtgggtgagggggagagagagtgagtgggtgagggggagagagagtgagtgggtgagggggagatgagagtgagtgggtgagggggagagagagtgagtgggtgagggggagagagagtgagtgggtgagggggagagagagtgagtggtgaggggagagagagtgagtggtgagggggagagagagtgagggtgagggggagagagagtgagtgggtgaagggggagagagagtgagtgggtgaggggagagagtgagtgagtggtgaggggaggagagagagtgagtgggtgagggggagagaagagagtgaggggagggggaagagagagtgaggggggtgagagagagtgaggggggagaagagagtgaggggggggaaagagagtgagggggggagtgaagagagtgagggggggaagagagtgaggggggggaagagtgagtgagggggggaaagagagtgagggggggggtgagaagagagtgaggggggggggagaagagagtgaggggggggggagaagagagtgaggggggggaaagagagtgagggggggggaaagagagtgagggggggggaaagagagtgagggggggaaagagagagtgaggggggggaagagagtgaggggggggaaagagagtgaggggggggaaagagagtgagggggggaaagagagtgaggggggggaaagagagtgagggggggaag
This region includes:
- the cecr2 gene encoding chromatin remodeling regulator CECR2 isoform X3 encodes the protein MPFKMSEECPSSTVSVEEIRSWWEVPAIAHFCSLFRTAFGLPDFEIEELEEALLINDIDFLDDLIACLLQGCYQRRDITPDSCEMYLEDIIKHRWELEEGRPNPLKSTKFKELPIRLRVELLHRLCDYRLDADDVFDLLKGLDADNLRVEPLGEDAIGATYWYFYGTRLYKEGRSLTLEKNQAEEMENGKLSSSNYKLLDLKPRKRGRPSKRKKLEDIYLTTMSESMIVTREVHPVEDSQQECKSHAALKAAGSCGTWELVCQTEEEWRKLTDGLQTTTSVKERQLHATLTEDFLPEICNMIAHKEKQLQKKLSEMAPRRISDRLTLKRLQQEEEEKMSAIAKVEEQKRREEEAERQLLLAVQKKEQEQLMEEERRREFEERVKAVEGRAKRRKMREERAWLLSQGKELPPELMNLEPFFPIKKDKKTKDLFELDEDYIAMYKVLDAVKAHKDSWPFLEPVDESYAPNYYEIIETPMDLSTIERKLNEKQYNVKEEFVADMKVMFEDCLEYNGEGNEYTKMAEALDRCFNKSMLKHFPAEDADSDEEFNLRWEDREKKDRRRSKSNRFGKEATETLNKTTDESLRRQQKQINGEVHSAGTEVNSDQLQHVPPLRTLGLVNGQTFPLTPPYKGMSCAESPRQVYHLQGQQHQVTVNEHQGPRMMGPGNKTAYVGPVHGPSLGPRPPSMPPGTVSAPPQEGSMYPSQPFQSGYTAHCLEGPVHRPNSDFQGRHVYNPYGHPNGPRHGPRHVWNGNIDGSIERPLGPIDKNPLVGPGQSPQSQHHPFPQMVDQNLMRPSVPLNHWPDQPGRLPHNGPPGYPRLPNSPQTPNIQRMPPPFLRPPHQGLHIDSMLSSPEMIAMQQLSAPVCPPGHSSPYLSGPHAPAPQQQHAGAQQHISSMQPHKQAVEDRVDSLGTSQDTQMAGNIDETQETEPIKNTSTTGEQKQQYTESGISPSVTKQTTPQLSEGNIKPNSTNFTEPGTSESQSNGLGSIKREDEDTNSIKLEDISCSVVKTHKEPNKQIPDSKKRAVKSRAKNNKKISGRVGREKKVKNQIEAEVKVQNDNLVNQSVPNSVHYTESSDQLASTSSLNTNEDSVKNANSLTQGKQGNNNGTNPGMMGMMTHTQYGHNPDYSVAGQYGMARGCRPFGRGMGGPQPFTNRQTFPNPNFSQQLPAGIYPAYQHQVQCYPYASQQQIQSPYHQYQHPHYYTYPQGQGYHTEDWPQALSPTGHHLQQSRHLSVHNRNGKTPGPGIPLQGSEGSSDSHTSANAMQEGMNGNSKENKDTGQGTSNMSHTIKDEKLDKEQERPESPKEILDLDSHNAAAKRQNAQPVSGLIYRGPGMHPGIQAPHGILSHSSIYTAQSTSPFNTNPYATRRPPHSMLGATRHRIPHHQINGQPQARMPLYNRSDERMGQYHMMMQQQGIRPPEDPYNIRRMPVQEHPYQKSLSGTEMGKEVEQKMPTSFADQK
- the cecr2 gene encoding chromatin remodeling regulator CECR2 isoform X1, whose translation is MPFKMSEECPSSTVSVEEIRSWWEVPAIAHFCSLFRTAFGLPDFEIEELEEALLINDIDFLDDLIACLLQGCYQRRDITPDSCEMYLEDIIKHRWELEEGRPNPLKSTKFKELPIRLRVELLHRLCDYRLDADDVFDLLKGLDADNLRVEPLGEDAIGATYWYFYGTRLYKEGRSLTLEKNQAEEMENGKLSSSNYKLLDLKPRKRGRPSKRKKLEDIYLTTMSESMIVTREVHPVEDSQQECKSHAALKAAGSCGTWELVCQTEEEWRKLTDGLQTTTSVKERQLHATLTEDFLPEICNMIAHKEKQLQKKLSEMAPRRISDRLTLKRLQQEEEEKMSAIAKVEEQKRREEEAERQLLLAVQKKEQEQLMEEERRREFEERVKAVEGRAKRRKMREERAWLLSQGKELPPELMNLEPFFPIKKDKKTKDLFELDEDYIAMYKVLDAVKAHKDSWPFLEPVDESYAPNYYEIIETPMDLSTIERKLNEKQYNVKEEFVADMKVMFEDCLEYNGEGNEYTKMAEALDRCFNKSMLKHFPAEDADSDEEFNLRWEDREKKDRRRSKSNRFGKEATETLNKTTDESLRRQQKQINGEVHSAGTEVNSDQLQHVPPLRTLGLVNGQTFPLTPPYKGMSCAESPRQVYHLQGQQRPSVPCMFGSRPTVESQYRYCSPREPRLADQVRQQLHHQFIMQHQVTVNEHQGPRMMGPGNKTAYVGPVHGPSLGPRPPSMPPGTVSAPPQEGSMYPSQPFQSGYTAHCLEGPVHRPNSDFQGRHVYNPYGHPNGPRHGPRHVWNGNIDGSIERPLGPIDKNPLVGPGQSPQSQHHPFPQMVDQNLMRPSVPLNHWPDQPGRLPHNGPPGYPRLPNSPQTPNIQRMPPPFLRPPHQGLHIDSMLSSPEMIAMQQLSAPVCPPGHSSPYLSGPHAPAPQQQHAGAQQHISSMQPHKQAVEDRVDSLGTSQDTQMAGNIDETQETEPIKNTSTTGEQKQQYTESGISPSVTKQTTPQLSEGNIKPNSTNFTEPGTSESQSNGLGSIKREDEDTNSIKLEDISCSVVKTHKEPNKQIPDSKKRAVKSRAKNNKKISGRVGREKKVKNQIEAEVKVQNDNLVNQSVPNSVHYTESSDQLASTSSLNTNEDSVKNANSLTQGKQGNNNGTNPGMMGMMTHTQYGHNPDYSVAGQYGMARGCRPFGRGMGGPQPFTNRQTFPNPNFSQQLPAGIYPAYQHQVQCYPYASQQQIQSPYHQYQHPHYYTYPQGQGYHTEDWPQALSPTGHHLQQSRHLSVHNRNGKTPGPGIPLQGSEGSSDSHTSANAMQEGMNGNSKENKDTGQGTSNMSHTIKDEKLDKEQERPESPKEILDLDSHNAAAKRQNAQPVSGLIYRGPGMHPGIQAPHGILSHSSIYTAQSTSPFNTNPYATRRPPHSMLGATRHRIPHHQINGQPQARMPLYNRSDERMGQYHMMMQQQGIRPPEDPYNIRRMPVQEHPYQKSLSGTEMGKEVEQKMPTSFADQK
- the cecr2 gene encoding chromatin remodeling regulator CECR2 isoform X2, with translation MPFKMSEECPSSTVSVEEIRSWWEVPAIAHFCSLFRTAFGLPDFEIEELEEALLINDIDFLDDLIACLLQGCYQRRDITPDSCEMYLEDIIKHRWELEEGRPNPLKSTKFKELPIRLRVELLHRLCDYRLDADDVFDLLKGLDADNLRVEPLGEDAIGATYWYFYGTRLYKEGRSLTLEKNQAEEMENGKLSSSNYKLLDLKPRKRGRPSKRKKLEDIYLTTMSESMIVTREVHPVEDSQQECKSHAALKAAGSCGTWELVCQTEEEWRKLTDGLQTTTSVKERQLHATLTEDFLPEICNMIAHKEKQLQKKLSEMAPRRISDRLTLKRLQQEEEEKMSAIAKVEEQKRREEEAERQLLLAVQKKEQEQLMEEERRREFEERVKAVEGRAKRRKMREERAWLLSQGKELPPELMNLEPFFPIKKDKKTKDLFELDEDYIAMYKVLDAVKAHKDSWPFLEPVDESYAPNYYEIIETPMDLSTIERKLNEKQYNVKEEFVADMKVMFEDCLEYNGEGNEYTKMAEALDRCFNKSMLKHFPAEDADSDEEFNLRWEDREKKDRRRSKSNRFGKEATETLNKTTDESLRRQQKQINGEVHSAGTEVNSDQLQHVPPLRTLGLVNGQTFPLTPPYKGMSCAESPRQVYHLQGQQRPSVPCMFGSRPTVESQYRYCSPREPRLADQVRQQLHHQFIMQHQVTVNEHQGPRMMGPGNKTAYVGPVHGPSLGPRPPSMPPGTVSAPPQEGSMYPSQPFQSGYTAHCLEGPVHRPNSDFQGRHVYNPYGHPNGPRHGPRHVWNGNIDGSIERPLGPIDKNPLVGPGQSPQSQHHPFPQMVDQNLMRPSVPLNHWPDQPGRLPHNGPPGYPRLPNSPQTPNIQRMPPPFLRPPHQGLHIDSMLSSPEMIAMQQLSAPVCPPGHSSPYLSGPHAPAPQQQHAGAQQHISSMQPHKQAVEDRVDSLGTSQDTQMAGNIDETQETEPIKNTSTTGEQKQQYTESGISPSVTKQTTPQLSEGNIKPNSTNFTEPGTSESQSNGLGSIKREDEDTNSIKLEDISCSVVKTHKEPNKQIPDSKKRAVKSRAKNNKKISGRVGREKKVKNQIEAEVKVQNDNLVNQSVPNSVHYTESSDQLASTSSLNTNEDSVKNANSLTQGKQGNNNGTNPGMMGMMTHTQYGHNPDYSVAGQYGMARGCRPFGRGMGGPQPFTNRQTFPNPNFSQQLPAGIYPAYQHQVQCYPYASQQQIQSPYHQYQHPHYYTYPQGQGYHTEDWPQALSPTGHHLQQSRHLSVHNRNGKTPGPGIPLQGSEGSSDSHTSANAMQEGMNGNSKENKDTGQGTSNMSHTIKDEKLDKEQERPESPKEILDLDSHNAAAKRQNAQPVSGLIYRGPGMHPGIQAPHGILSHSSIYTAQSTSPFNTNPYATRRPPHSMLGATRHRIPHHQINGQPQARMPLYNRSDERMGQYHMMMQQQGIRPPEDPYNIRRNEQDG